The Choristoneura fumiferana chromosome 11, NRCan_CFum_1, whole genome shotgun sequence genome includes a region encoding these proteins:
- the LOC141432866 gene encoding fatty acid synthase-like, which translates to MPTKNCDAGEDVVLAGLSGRLPGSENIEEFAKNLFDGVDLVTAEDRPPGLHGLPQRNGKLKNLAHFDAAFFGVNPKQADLMDPQQRMLLELTHEAIVDAGFNPDDLRESRTGVYVGVTSSDTGAILLHSDVELIHGYELTGCASFMFSNRVSYTFDFKGPSYAIDTACSSSMYAFAHAVEDIRAGKCDAAIVAGTNLCLLPSNSLERLNVMSPEGRCAAFDANGRGYVRSEAAVAVLLQRRRDCRRLYCTVRGVRTNSDGYKEQGIMSPSGAMQHQLALETFKESRLRPQDVVYFEAHGTGTKVGDPEEVNAIAELFCEDRTMPLLIGSVKSNMGHSEAAAGLCSIAKVVLAMERGIIPGNLHYCTPNPDIPALSDGRIKVVDCNTPWQGGLVAVNTFGLGGANAHVILESQSGERPPPAAYPAPRLVLASGRTDAAVLRLLRLAADHPQDAELHALLDAVHARAIPRHTYRGYAVLNLKRDASPVLETKKIERTETRPIWFVFDGMGTQWPGMGQSLMRLPAFAASIARSAAALRPLGFDLLHVLTEASEAALDYVINSMVSVTAVQVALVDVLKEVGVRPDGIVGLSVGENGCAYADDCLTAEQAVLCTYWRARSIAEAALPPGAMAAVGLTWEEAARRCPPDVFPSCHIFTESVTVSGALDSVKEFVAKLKTEHVFVSNVNSSGIAFHTKYVAASVQQMRTKLLEIIPKPRARSSRWISSSLGPDHQDSEWGKLCSAEYQIHNLLSPVLFADALRAVPEHAIVVEIAPHAWLYPVLRRALPSAKHVPLVRREHPDPLSHLLQALGRLYTAGAQPRVSSLYPPVSWPVSRGTPTLASAIEWDHSTEWLVANYKSAPRTGESVIEFNLGKPDQAFLDGYNIDGCVLFPGAGYLTMVWHTVAKVNNLNMEEVAVVLEDIQFRRATIVPRDAPLRFLVTLLSNSGNFEVCEGGDVVATGRARLVTDPAAERLPVALLGNDALVEDIPSLDADDVYKELRLRGYNYQGVFRGVLQSNSNVTVGLLSWQNNWISFIDSMLQFEIIAENTRESKVLTRIQRVLIDPTAQKEAVAAATSGGNLPIRRYKDLFVTIAGGVELRGIKSSLAPHRTNDQAAPKLEKYEFIPLDNTCGASVDATLSKCSALIVALQLVFENSNTRRLGVAEVALGRPASDLLLPLVLPILDSEPQVRVEASLAAGPNAADYAATLNLLRVKVLNKELPDLKYQLVLGANVLVRHDAGVLRELTTMLDAHGHVLLEEPPYALDNPGAAAVLEGAGLVAVARQRSVACEYVLLRRPSALPATHIILEVRDDDFAWIEALRDAMKRAESEELRVYVWSRDAASGVLGLGTCLRREVGGDKMRVYYLPNAKDVFDPAAPAYYAQVQLDLTFNVLRAGIWGTYRHLRLEDPANRQVQMEHAYVDILTRGDLSSLRWIQSDLQYATTAPQAAPSNLCHVYYAPLNFRDIMVATGKLPLDSLPGNLAGQECILGIEFSGRLSSGKHVMGMVAAKGLATTVLADEGFMWDVPADWSLKEAATVPVAYATAYYALAVRGNMKRGDTVLVHAGAGGVGQAAISIALHAGCTVYTTVGSPAKRAFLRDRYPALPDEHIGNSRDCSFEQLVLQRTRGRGVDMVLNSLAGDQLQASLRCLAEGGRFLEIGKVDLSAGSLLSMAVLLKNTTVHGILLDALLGGSQNNHEKVAVVRCVSEGIINGAVRPLPAIEYADFQLEQAFRYMATGKHIGKVLIRIRDEESSGHPPPPCLLPALPRTYMHPAKSCVLVGGLGGFGLELGDWLIKRGARTLVFNSRSGVRTGYQAWCIRRWREKGIRVDVSTSDVTTVAGARALLEDATHAAPVGAIFNLAAVWHDAFLENLTPETFQAVAKPKINGTFALDMASRDLAPQLDYFVVFSSVACGRGSLGQSNYGLANSAMERLCEQRQADGLPTLAVQWGVIGDVGIVARTHGASDIVLGDTVPQRIASCLTTLGTLMTLPHAVTAAMVVADKCPSQKKPSQDLVRVIANILGIKDPSKVSDGTTFLELGVDSLMGGEIERTLERGYALLLSVEEIRGLTFGKLRSIDAGAPKPCII; encoded by the exons ATGCCAACGAAGAACTGTGATGCGGGCGAAGACGTTGTCCTTGCGGGACTGTCAGGCAGACTGCCCGGGTCTGAAAACATCGAGGAGTTCGCGAAAAATCTATTTGATGGAGTAGACTTGGTCACTGCTGAAGACCGTCCGCCTG GATTGCACGGGCTGCCACAGCGCAACGGCAAGCTTAAGAATCTCGCGCATTTTGACGCCGCGTTCTTCGGAGTAAATCCTAAGCAGGCAGACCTCATGGACCCACAGCAACGTATGCTGTTAGAGCTAACCCACGAGGCCATCGTGGATGCCGGCTTCAATCCCGATGATCTTCGTGAATCGCGAACCGGCGTATACGTGGGAGTCACCAGCTCGGATACCGGCGCAATATTATTGCACTCTGACGTGGAATTGATCCATGGCTATGAACTCACTGGCTGCGCAAGTTTCATGTTCTCGAATCGTGTATCTTACACCTTCGATTTTAAAGGGCCATCTTACGCCATTGACACCGCCTGCTCTAGCTCAATGTATGCATTCGCTCACGCTGTTGAGGATATCCGTGCTGGAAAATGCGACGCTGCTATCGTCGCTGGTACGAATCTTTGTCTTTTGCCATCTAATTCGCTCGAACGGTTAAACGTGATGTCGCCGGAGGGTCGTTGCGCTGCGTTCGATGCGAACGGACGCGGCTACGTGCGGTCTGAAGCTGCCGTGGCTGTGTTACTGCAGCGACGCCGCGACTGCCGCCGACTGTACTGCACAGTGCGCGGTGTGCGTACAAATTCAGACGGTTACAAAGAGCAAGGCATTATGTCTCCTTCAGGTGCCATGCAGCATCAGCTTGCACTAGAAACGTTCAAGGAATCACGCTTACGGCCACAAGATGTCGTTTACTTTGAGGCACACGGTACTGGCACTAAAGTCGGTGATCCGGAAGAAGTCAACGCAATCGCTGAGCTGTTCTGTGAGGATCGCACTATGCCTCTCTTGATAGGCTCTGTCAAGTCCAACATGGGTCACTCAGAGGCGGCAGCGGGCCTTTGCTCAATTGCCAAGGTTGTGCTGGCAATGGAGCGTGGAATCATCCCAGGAAACCTACATTACTGTACACCCAACCCTGACATTCCTGCGCTTAGCGACGGTCGTATCAAG GTGGTGGACTGCAACACGCCGTGGCAGGGTGGGCTGGTCGCTGTCAACACCTTCGGCTTGGGCGGCGCCAATGCACACGTCATCTTAGAGTCGCAGAGCGGCGAGCGGCCGCCACCAGCGGCCTACCCCGCGCCACGACTTGTGCTGGCTTCGGGAAGAACCGACGCTGCGGTATTGCGGCTTCTGAGGCTAGCAGCGGATCATCCACAGGACGCTGAGCTCCATGCTTTGTTGGATGCAGTGCATGCGAGGGCTATTCCGCGACACACGTATCGCGGCTATGCCGTGTTGAATCTCAAGCGCGATGCATCGCCTGTATTGGAAACGAAGAAG ATTGAAAGAACAGAGACGCGCCCAATATGGTTCGTTTTCGACGGCATGGGCACACAATGGCCTGGAATGGGGCAAAGCTTGATGCGACTGCCTGCCTTTGCAGCTAGTATAGCGCGCTCGGCAGCAGCACTTCGTCCATTAGGCTTTGACCTCCTGCACGTTCTGACCGAAGCTTCTGAGGCCGCTTTAGACTATGTAATTAATTCGATGGTATCAGTCACGGCCGTCCAAGTTGCGTTGGTCGACGTGCTGAAAGAAGTAGGCGTGCGTCCTGATGGGATCGTGGGCCTTTCTGTTGGCGAAAATG GTTGTGCATACGCAGACGACTGCTTAACAGCAGAACAAGCAGTACTCTGCACGTACTGGCGCGCGCGCAGCATAGCGGAAGCGGCGCTGCCGCCGGGTGCGATGGCCGCCGTGGGGCTGACGTGGGAAGAGGCCGCGCGTCGCTGCCCACCCGACGTGTTCCCTAGCTGCCACATCTTCACAGAAAGTGTCACG GTATCTGGTGCACTAGATTCCGTGAAGGAATTCGTTGCCAAACTCAAAACCGAGCATGTGTTCGTTAGCAACGTCAACAGCTCTGGCATAGCTTTTCACACCAAGTACGTCGCAGCTTCAGTGCAGCAAATGCGCACCAAATTGCTGGAGATTATACCGAAaccgcgcgcgcgcagctcgcgCTGGATCTCCTCGTCGCTGGGTCCAGATCATCAAGACTCAGAATGGG GCAAGCTGTGCAGCGCGGAATACCAAATCCACAATCTGTTATCACCAGTGCTGTTTGCCGACGCACTACGAGCGGTACCGGAGCATGCTATAGTAGTGGAAATAGCACCACACGCGTGGTTATACCCTGTATTACGGCGGGCGCTACCATCCGCCAAGCACGTGCCTTTAGTACGACGAGAGCATCCAGACCCGCTGTCGCATCTCCTGCAGGCATTGGGCCGGCTGTACACTGCGGGCGCGCAGCCACGCGTGTCATCGCTGTACCCACCAGTATCATGGCCTGTATCGCGCGGTACGCCAACGCTCGCTTCAGCCATCGAATGGGACCATTCTACGGAGTGGTTGGTGGCTAATTACAAGTCGGCACCGCGTACTGGCGAGAGCGTAATCGAGTTCAATCTTGGCAAGCCGGACCAAGCTTTTCTAGATGGGTACAATATTGATGGATGCGTTCTCTTCCCTGGTGCTGGTTACCTG ACGATGGTGTGGCATACGGTGGCTAAGGTCAACAACTTAAACATGGAAGAGGTAGCCGTGGTCCTGGAGGACATCCAGTTTCGGCGTGCCACCATCGTGCCCCGAGACGCACCGCTTCGCTTCCTCGTCACGCTACTAAGCAACAGTGGGAACTTCGAAGTATGTGAGGGTGGAGATGTCGTAGCGACCGGTCGCGCGCGCCTTGTGACTGATCCTGCTGCCGAGCGCTTGCCTGTCGCCTTGCTCGGCAATGACGCACTTGTGGAAGACATACCGTCGCTCGACGCGGACGACGTTTATAAAGAGCTACGTCTACGGGGTTACAATTACCAGGGTGTGTTTCGTGGTGTCCTTCAATCAAATTCCAATGTCACGGTAGGCCTGCTTAGCTGGCAGAACAACTGGATTTCATTTATAGACAGCATGCTGCAGTTTGAAATCATAGCTGAGAACACGCGCGAATCGAAGGTGCTTACGCGTATACAGCGTGTGCTCATCGACCCAACAGCACAAAAAGAAGCCGTAGCTGCGGCAACTAGCGGTGGTAACTTGCCTATACGCCGGTACAAGGATCTGTTCGTAACTATTGCTGGCGGCGTGGAACTGCGTGGAATCAAAAGTTCGTTAGCACCACACCGCACTAACGATCAGGCTGCACCTAAGTTAGAGAAATACGAGTTTATACCGCTAGACAACACATGCGGCGCTTCTGTAGATGCCACTCTCTCTAAGTGCAGTGCACTCATCGTCGCACTACAGTTGGTTTTTGAAAACAGCAACACTCGGCGTCTTGGAGTGGCAGAGGTCGCGCTGGGCCGGCCCGCTAGTGACCTGCTGCTGCCACTCGTGCTGCCAATACTGGACTCCGAGCCGCAGGTTCGCGTCGAGGCGAGCCTGGCTGCGGGCCCTAACGCCGCTGACTACGCCGCCACTCTAAACCTACTTAGAGTAAAG GTATTAAATAAGGAGTTGCCGGACTTGAAATACCAGTTGGTGCTTGGTGCGAACGTTTTGGTGCGACACGATGCAGGGGTACTTCGCGAGCTTACTACAATGTTAGACGCACATGGACATGTACTGTTGGAGGAGCCCCCATATGCATTGGATAACCCAGGCGCAGCCGCGGTACTGGAAGGCGCTGGCTTGGTTGCAGTAGCACGGCAGCGCTCGGTGGCTTGCGAATACGTGCTACTCCGTCGCCCCTCCGCGCTTCCCGCCACACACATCATTCTAGAAGTACGTGATGATGATTTCGCGTGGATAGAAGCGCTGCGCGATGCCATGAAGCGCGCCGAGAGCGAGGAGTTGCGTGTATATGTGTGGTCACGCGATGCAGCCAGTGGCGTGCTCGGTCTGGGTACGTGCCTGCGCCGCGAGGTAGGCGGTGATAAGATGCGAGTTTACTATCTGCCCAACGCCAAGGATGTTTTTGACCCCGCCGCACCCGCCTACTACGCACAAGTTCAACTAGACCTTACATTCAACGTACTAAGGGCTGGAATTTGGGGTACTTACCGCCACTTGCGGCTTGAAGACCCAGCTAACAGACAGGTCCAG ATGGAGCATGCATATGTCGACATTTTGACACGCGGCGATTTATCATCGCTACGCTGGATACAGAGTGACCTTCAGTACGCGACCACAGCGCCACAAGCGGCGCCCTCCAACCTATGCCATGTTTACTATGCACCTCTTAACTTTCGTGACATAATGGTAGCCACTGGAAAACTGCCGCTTGACTCATTGCCTGGCAATCTCGCGGGTCAG GAATGCATCCTGGGAATAGAGTTCAGCGGGCGTCTCTCATCAGGCAAGCATGTGATGGGCATGGTGGCAGCAAAGGGTCTTGCTACTACTGTGCTCGCTGACGAGGGCTTTATGTGGGATGTGCCAGCTGATTGGTCACTGAAAGAAGCAGCTACGGTTCCAGTGGCATACGCGACGGCGTATTACGCGTTAGCGGTGCGCGGAAACATGAAGCGCGGTGACACCGTGCTAGTgcacgcgggcgcgggcggtgTCGGGCAAGCCGCCATTTCTATTGCACTGCACGCCGGCTGCACTGTATACACGACCGTAGGCTCGCCTGCGAAGCGAGCTTTTCTACGCGACCGTTATCCAGCGCTTCCCGATGAGCATATTGGCAACTCACGCGACTGCAGCTTTGAGCAGCTAGTGCTACAACGCACGCGCGGTCGAGGTGTCGACATGGTACTTAACTCACTGGCCGGTGACCAGTTGCAAGCCTCACTGCGCTGTTTGGCGGAAGGCGGCCGCTTTTTAGAGATTGGTAAAGTAGATCTTAGTGCTGGTTCACTACTGAGTATGGCTGTACTGCTTAAAAATACCACAGTACATGGGATTCTTCTGGATGCGCTGTTGGGTGGAAGTCAAAATAACCATGAGAAAGTAGCAGTTGTGCGTTGTGTTTCTGAGGGAATCATCAATGGTGCTGTTCGTCCACTGCCTGCAATCGAATACGCGGATTTTCAGCTCGAACAGGCTTTTAG GTATATGGCAACTGGCAAGCATATTGGCAAGGTGCTTATTCGTATCCGTGATGAAGAGAGCAGCGGGCACCCGCCGCCGCCGTGCCTGCTGCCGGCGCTGCCGCGCACTTACATGCACCCCGCTAAGAGTTGCGTGCTGGTGG GCGGTCTAGGCGGCTTCGGGCTTGAGCTAGGCGATTGGCTAATAAAACGAGGTGCGCGTACGCTCGTGTTCAACTCTCGCAGCGGCGTACGTACCGGCTACCAGGCCTGGTGCATTCGCAG ATGGCGTGAAAAAGGCATACGAGTAGACGTGTCAACTTCAGACGTGACTACTGTAGCtggtgcgcgcgcgctgctggaaGACGCGACGCATGCGGCGCCCGTCGGTGCTATTTTCAACCTGGCTGCTGTATGGCACGATGCTTTTCTTGAGAATTTGACACCAGAAACTTTTCAAGCTGTCGCGAAACCAAAAATAAATG GCACTTTCGCGCTTGATATGGCATCTCGCGACCTAGCACCACAACTGGACTACTTTGTGGTCTTCTCATCCGTAGCATGCGGGCGTGGGAGTCTTGGCCAGAGTAACTATGGACTTGCCAATAGCGCCATGGAGCGGCTCTGCGAGCAGCGGCAAGCTGATGGTCTGCCGACGCTGGCTGTGCAATGGGGCGTCATTGGAGATGTCGGGATAGTTGCCAGGACGCATGGTGCTTCTGATATTGTATTGGGTGATACTGTGCCGCAGCGTATAGCTTCGTGTCTGACCACACTTGGTACCTTGATGACTCTGCCACATGCTGTCACTGCTGCTATGGTAGTGGCAGATAAATGCCCCTCGCAAAAGAAACCATCGCAAGACCTTGTTCGCGTCATCGCGAATATCCTCG GCATCAAAGATCCCAGCAAGGTATCAGACGGAACCACTTTTTTGGAGCTAGGCGTGGACTCGCTAATGGGTGGTGAAATCGAACGGACCCTGGAACGAGGATACGCCCTGCTGCTGAGCGTGGAAGAGATTCGAGGACTAACGTTTGGCAAGCTGCGAAGTATAGATGCCGGAGCGCCGAAGCCTTGTATCATCTAA